The following proteins are encoded in a genomic region of Galbibacter sp. BG1:
- the rpsB gene encoding 30S ribosomal protein S2 translates to MANNIEVKDLLEAGVHFGHLTRKWNPNMAPYIYMERNGIHVINLYKTAAKIEEANEALKKIAASGRKILFVATKKQAKDIVADKAGAVNMPYITERWPGGMLTNFVTIRKAVKKMASIDRMKKDGTFDTLSKKEKLQVDRLRAKLEKNLGSISDMTRLPGALFIVDTMREHIAVKEAQKLNIPIFAMVDTNSDPREVEYVIPSNDDASKSIEKVLSHVTGAIAEGLSDRKADKAAEKKAEEEEESKAEQEAKEKKAKALEAEDNE, encoded by the coding sequence ATGGCAAATAACATAGAAGTTAAAGATTTACTAGAAGCAGGTGTACATTTTGGTCACCTTACTAGAAAATGGAATCCAAATATGGCTCCTTATATCTACATGGAGCGTAACGGGATCCACGTTATCAATTTATACAAAACAGCTGCTAAAATCGAAGAGGCGAACGAAGCGCTTAAAAAGATTGCAGCATCAGGTAGAAAAATACTATTTGTAGCTACCAAAAAACAAGCAAAAGATATCGTTGCAGACAAAGCAGGAGCTGTAAACATGCCTTACATCACAGAAAGATGGCCAGGTGGTATGCTTACCAACTTTGTAACTATCAGAAAAGCCGTTAAGAAAATGGCCTCTATCGATAGAATGAAAAAAGATGGTACTTTCGATACGCTTTCTAAAAAAGAAAAACTACAAGTAGATCGTTTAAGAGCTAAGCTTGAGAAAAACTTAGGTTCTATTTCAGACATGACTCGCTTACCAGGAGCGTTGTTTATTGTAGACACCATGCGTGAACATATCGCAGTGAAAGAAGCACAAAAATTAAACATTCCAATATTTGCAATGGTAGATACAAACTCAGACCCAAGAGAGGTAGAGTATGTTATACCATCTAATGACGATGCTTCTAAATCTATCGAAAAAGTTCTTTCTCATGTAACTGGAGCAATTGCTGAAGGTCTTTCTGACAGAAAAGCTGATAAAGCTGCTGAAAAGAAAGCTGAAGAAGAAGAAGAATCAAAAGCAGAACAAGAGGCTAAAGAGAAAAAAGCTAAAGCCCTAGAAGCTGAAGATAACGAATAA
- the tsf gene encoding translation elongation factor Ts: MAKITAAEVNKLRKATGAGMMDCKNALVEAEGDFDTAVEVLRKKGQKVAAKRADRESTEGAVIAKVNDASNKGVIVSLNCETDFVAKNDSFVSLANDLADLALNHDSKEELLEADYKGLTVSEKLIEQTGVIGEKIEIGDFRTLEAPFVGSYIHAGNKIATLVGLSANVENADTAAKDVAMQAAAMNPVALDESGVDQEVIDKEIEIAKDTLRAEGKPEAMLDNIAKGKLQRFFKDNTLVNQDFIKDSKQSVAGYVKSFDKDLTVVAFERVALG; the protein is encoded by the coding sequence ATGGCAAAAATTACAGCCGCTGAAGTTAATAAGCTTAGAAAAGCAACCGGTGCAGGTATGATGGATTGTAAAAATGCATTGGTAGAAGCTGAAGGCGATTTTGATACTGCAGTAGAAGTACTTCGTAAAAAAGGACAAAAAGTAGCTGCTAAAAGAGCAGATAGAGAATCTACAGAAGGTGCCGTTATAGCAAAAGTTAACGATGCCAGCAATAAAGGTGTTATTGTTTCCCTTAACTGTGAAACAGATTTCGTTGCTAAAAACGATTCTTTTGTAAGTTTGGCAAACGATCTTGCAGACTTGGCACTAAACCATGATTCTAAGGAAGAACTATTAGAAGCAGACTATAAAGGATTAACAGTTTCTGAGAAATTAATCGAGCAAACCGGAGTAATTGGTGAGAAAATCGAAATTGGTGACTTTAGAACTTTAGAAGCTCCATTCGTAGGCTCTTACATTCACGCAGGTAATAAAATTGCTACACTAGTAGGTCTTTCTGCAAATGTAGAAAATGCAGATACCGCAGCCAAAGACGTAGCAATGCAAGCTGCCGCTATGAACCCTGTTGCTTTAGACGAGAGTGGTGTAGACCAAGAAGTGATCGATAAAGAAATCGAAATTGCTAAAGATACACTTAGAGCAGAAGGGAAACCAGAAGCTATGCTAGACAATATCGCAAAAGGTAAATTACAACGTTTCTTTAAAGACAACACTTTGGTAAACCAAGATTTTATTAAAGACAGCAAACAAAGCGTTGCCGGTTACGTAAAATCTTTTGACAAAGACCTTACCGTTGTTGCTTTTGAAAGAGTAGCATTAGGATAA